From a single Candidatus Cloacimonadota bacterium genomic region:
- a CDS encoding ABC transporter ATP-binding protein, producing the protein MEKTVTITNMSKSFPSGEGDFLALNKIDLVFGKGEFAGIVGPSGSGKTTLLNVIGSLDTPSSGEVDVLGYKVSQLSQNQSSELRSRHLGFIFQTYNLLPVYNVYENVEFPLLLLKLSGPERDKMVRDALEWVGLTDKLKSRPAQLSGGQCQRVAIARAMVKKPALVLADEPTANLDTENSLHILETMKSINSSLGTSFIFATHDDKVIKYLRRVIRLVDGEVVSDDLQTGA; encoded by the coding sequence ATGGAAAAAACTGTGACCATCACCAACATGAGCAAATCCTTTCCCTCCGGGGAAGGGGATTTTCTGGCTTTGAACAAGATCGATCTGGTTTTCGGCAAAGGTGAGTTTGCCGGGATCGTTGGGCCCAGCGGCAGCGGTAAAACCACCCTGCTCAATGTGATCGGTTCCCTGGACACCCCCAGTTCCGGCGAAGTTGATGTGCTGGGCTACAAGGTGAGCCAACTCAGCCAGAATCAGTCCAGTGAACTGCGCAGCCGCCATCTGGGCTTCATCTTTCAAACCTACAACCTGCTGCCGGTGTACAACGTTTACGAAAACGTGGAGTTTCCCCTGCTGCTGCTGAAGCTGAGCGGTCCTGAGCGTGACAAAATGGTGCGCGACGCCCTGGAATGGGTGGGTCTCACGGACAAGCTCAAGAGCCGCCCTGCCCAGCTTTCCGGCGGACAGTGCCAGCGGGTGGCGATCGCCCGGGCCATGGTGAAAAAACCCGCGCTGGTACTGGCTGACGAGCCCACTGCCAATCTGGACACGGAGAATTCGCTGCACATCCTGGAAACGATGAAAAGCATCAATTCCAGCTTGGGAACTTCATTTATCTTTGCCACGCACGACGACAAGGTGATCAAATACCTCCGCCGGGTGATCCGGCTGGTTGATGGCGAGGTGGTTTCCGATGATCTTCAAACTGGCGCTTAG
- a CDS encoding patatin-like phospholipase family protein, translated as MKREARLILGGGAAYGLAHIGAIEAIREEFTVTGIVGTSMGAIVGGLLAMGKSPQEILTLALDSKSALVFNPGWVPFQPLKLSLDLIKSLHNKKKIMDLFAKWIGPVKIEELPLPFVAVAYDLNLRKTILIDKGPLTGALRASSSLPLLFSPHEMQGHLFVDGGIEHPLPMAFKDMVPGAFTIAINVLPPVSREAEKIGVATPLADNDLRAHEVVIQSILQNQSFVAIQAMLQNPPDLFIDAHYPRKNMFDLADVQDFYDFGYRAAKESLGGMSEPSFMAQVLNRYQGLISRLMKRGHGAVEPSTPPQP; from the coding sequence ATGAAAAGGGAAGCCAGACTGATCCTGGGAGGCGGGGCCGCCTATGGCCTTGCGCACATTGGCGCCATCGAGGCCATCCGTGAGGAATTTACAGTCACCGGGATAGTGGGAACCTCGATGGGGGCGATCGTGGGCGGTCTCCTCGCCATGGGCAAAAGCCCGCAGGAGATCCTGACCCTGGCTTTGGACAGCAAATCCGCGCTGGTCTTCAACCCAGGCTGGGTGCCTTTCCAGCCGCTCAAACTTTCTCTGGACCTTATCAAGAGCCTGCACAACAAGAAAAAGATCATGGACCTCTTCGCCAAATGGATCGGGCCCGTGAAAATCGAGGAACTGCCACTGCCCTTTGTGGCTGTGGCCTACGACCTCAACCTTCGCAAAACCATCCTCATCGACAAAGGCCCCCTCACCGGCGCGCTACGCGCTTCATCGTCTTTGCCCCTGCTGTTTTCACCCCACGAAATGCAGGGCCATCTCTTTGTGGACGGCGGCATCGAACATCCCCTGCCGATGGCCTTCAAAGACATGGTTCCGGGGGCTTTCACCATCGCCATCAACGTGTTGCCACCGGTATCCCGGGAAGCCGAAAAGATCGGCGTGGCCACACCTTTGGCCGATAATGACCTCCGCGCCCACGAGGTGGTGATCCAGTCCATCCTGCAAAATCAGAGCTTCGTGGCCATTCAGGCCATGCTGCAAAACCCGCCCGACCTCTTCATCGACGCCCACTACCCCCGCAAAAACATGTTCGACCTCGCCGATGTGCAGGATTTCTACGATTTCGGCTACCGGGCCGCCAAAGAAAGCCTGGGCGGAATGTCTGAACCGAGCTTCATGGCCCAAGTCCTGAACCGCTACCAGGGCCTGATCTCCCGCCTCATGAAACGCGGCCACGGCGCGGTGGAACCATCCACCCCTCCGCAACCGTAA
- a CDS encoding ferritin codes for MISKTLEKAINEQINKELFSEYLYVAMQAWFAHENLDGMANWMKVQAQEEHFHAMKLFDYLLERGGKVELLAIDKPTVDFGNPLKAFKAAYEHEQFITKSINELMDIAITENDHATKGFLQWYVDEQVEEEASADRIVSQLDMIGDNMHGIFMLDRELGTRTFTDPAAEE; via the coding sequence ATGATCAGCAAGACACTGGAAAAAGCCATCAATGAACAGATCAACAAAGAACTCTTTTCCGAATACCTTTACGTTGCGATGCAGGCTTGGTTCGCCCATGAAAACCTGGACGGCATGGCCAACTGGATGAAGGTGCAGGCCCAGGAAGAACATTTCCACGCGATGAAGTTATTCGATTATCTGCTGGAACGGGGCGGCAAAGTTGAACTGCTGGCCATCGACAAGCCCACCGTGGATTTTGGCAACCCCCTGAAGGCCTTCAAAGCGGCCTACGAACACGAGCAGTTCATCACCAAGAGCATCAACGAACTGATGGACATCGCCATCACCGAAAACGACCACGCCACCAAAGGATTTCTGCAATGGTACGTGGACGAGCAGGTGGAGGAAGAGGCGAGTGCCGACCGCATCGTGAGCCAGTTGGACATGATAGGCGACAACATGCACGGCATCTTTATGCTGGACAGGGAATTGGGCACCCGGACCTTCACCGATCCAGCTGCCGAGGAATAA